The following nucleotide sequence is from Populus nigra chromosome 15, ddPopNigr1.1, whole genome shotgun sequence.
ACTTTAAACAAGAGATCGAAGAGAGTTCCATTTTTTCTATCAAAAGAAAGCAGTCCAAAACAATTTTCCACTCATGAACATTAACTCTTTATACCTCTCTCCTCCTCTCCTAAGTAACGTTGGTAGGTCAAGAAAAcgatcaaattcaagaaaacaaaccctaTTAAGAATCACAAGCTCCAAACCCTAAAATAGTAAGATTcaacatcaaaacataaattaataaaccCGTAAATAATGACCTTTCTGAAGTAAGCTAAACCCAATCAAGAAAATGGGGGAAAGGTGGTGGGTAGGCACGTTTGTTGTTTGTAATCAGTGAGATTGACAACTGGGGTCACAATGTGATAAGCATTCGCATAGGATTTGAAGCACACCCTGCCACGTTCTCTTTTgttaacattatatatatatatatatacatatatggtTTGTCTGCTTGTATGGTGGGCTTatgcccttttttatttttatttttatatgggtAAAAGTATATTTTCCTACTATAGATTAAgaaatttttcattttgatctctataatttgagtttttccttctttttttccaattacggcttctttattttattttgtttgatttcttgCTGAAATCTCCACAAAACTGGCAGTTTCAAAAAGGATAAAGCTTTTGTCCAATAAATTCTCAAATGTATATCGACAATAACACTATTGTCAAGTGGGTTTGTTTATTAATAATACAAtgaactgataaaaaaaattaaaaataattacacgTGAATCtccattttatataaattaatattgatattcGGGTCAGCTTGCATATACCTTAACTGATTCTACAAGTTCTAAAATTAACTGGGTAAGAAATTTTTGCCCtaaaaattttttagattaaaatataattatatataagatctagttttaaaaacaaaaaagaagtaatttttctaaatttattaaaaattcaaaaaacaatcctaacaacttcaagaaaaaaaaggcatgaaAACTTCCTCATAACAAAAACGctgtaacccaaaaaaaataaaaaagagaaataataataaaaaaaaataaagaaagcaacACATCACAGCAAAGGGGCATTCTTGTCCATATAATAATTACGGACAAATAAACGTATAGAGAAGAACTTAAAACTTTTTTACAAATTCATAAATGTGTTTTTCTTAACCGTTAAGACTTAATATCTCACAAATACCCATATAAATCACCTGTATTTAGTATTTACACACTGGCTCGACACTGCTCTGTATCTGTCTCTCGTAGAGACGAACATAAAAACCAGGCAGAGCCGACGGCAACGCCtagaaacagagagagaaacTGAAGCACAAACGAAAACATAACATGTCCTGTAATAACAGATCAAACCCACCATTGTTTTTTCTCCtaagctttcttttctttttctttatctttacttCTTCAACAGCAACTCCCAGTTCTTTAACTTCCCAGTTTGAATCTTTTTCCATTCCTGGTAgttcatttattaattaaagatttttttttgtctaaaaattatgctttttgtgaaaaatatgaaatctttatgtgctttttttttataacaagagtaatttgttttttttttttgtcaatgtaGATGTTGTGGTTGGTGGGAGAGAGAATGATGGTGTGGTGGTTTCATGGGAGATAAGGAGGCATCTTGCAGAAGAAGAGAACACAGCATCTTCTTTGATATTGGCtgcaaagaaaacaagaagaagagacCCTTTAGAGAACTTTAAATTCTACACTTCTGGTTACAATATCAGCAATAAACATTATTGGGCTGTGAGTTctttctttattacttttttctGGTTTATTTGACCATATTAATACATTTTCTTGTACTGATTGTCACTTCAATGATGCAGTCTGTTGGTTTTACTGCGGTTCCATTCTTTATCTTAGCTTTGGTTTGGTTTGTGATATTTGGACTCTGTTTGTCCTTTATCTGCCTCTGCTATTGCTGTTGTCCAACAGAGCCTTATGGCTACTCTAGAGCATGCTATGCCCTGTCTCTCATTTACCTCATCCTCTTTACCATTGCTGCAATGTAATGACCCCTCTTTCTCGCTTTGGCTATGTGttttgattaataattttatgacaCCCTTAATGTTCCTCTGCGATTACAGTGCTGGATGTGTTGTTCTGTATACTGGTCAAGGGAAGTTTCACAGTATTACAACACACACATTGGAGTATGTAGTCAATCAAGCAAACGTTACTGCCAAAAACCTCAGGCATGTGTCAGATTATCTTGCTGCGGCTAAGAATACTGGTGTAGAGTCAGTTTTTCTGCCACCCAGCGTCCAAAATGACATTGATAGCATTCAAAAAAAGATCAACTCCTCTGGTACTACTCTTTCCAGCACTACACAGGATAATTCAGAAGGCATACAAAATGTTTTGGATAGCATGTGAGTAAAAACTCTTAAAACTTCTTCTGGTGCTTGATTGGTTTTGGAATTTTTCATAAttgctcttatttttttgttgtgcatTGCAGGAGACTGGCCCTCATTATCCTCGCTGCTGTAATGCTTGCTGTGGCATTTCTTGGATTCTGTAAGTGTTATTTTCTTGGATTAGAGGTGcaaatttataaattgtttgatttattaTAACTAAATTATTTGCTTATATTATTTCTATGATGACATTGGTTGCAGTATTCTCCATTTTTGGGATGCAGTGCCTTGTTTACTTGTGAGTGACCTGATTTTTGAGCCATTATCTGTTAActattttgaacttgaaaacaacTACATGTTATGGTTATGATTTGGCCAATTTTACTGTTTAAATCCTGTAGTCTGGTGATCCTTGGCTGGGTTCTTGTTACGGGCACATTTATTTTGTGCGGTGtattccttctccttcacaagtAAGTTCTTCCTcctgttcttttatttatttatttatttttaacttttctgATATAGGGTCATAAAATGCATAAAGGATTTTATgcttgatgtttatttttttaaaaaaaaagttgtgttgaaTTAAGCTTATGTTTTGGATGCTTTGTGCACACATTCTGGTGTATAGATGCATGCATATACACATGCAAGCACACACTTGTGGTTGTGTTGTTTCATTGTGGCATATAGAGCTTTCATAGTCTTAATTGTTGATGTCCATATACACACGCAAACACTGTTTTATCTGTGTTGTTGCATAACTCTAGCGTTTAGAGCTTCGTGATCTTAATTGTAGATATTCATAGCAAACACACTTTTCTAGCTATAATTCTGATGGTTGTCTTTTAAATGTGTTTCTGAGGTATTATGAACCCATTGGTTGTGGACTAGAAGTTTTAGCATTGCTGATGTTAATAAATGGGTCTTTTATATCTTGATCTTGGGATCGTCGAACCTCATTTTCTGTTGTGTCACTCGATGAGCTTACATATAGGTAAAATGATTCCATATAATGTCATTTCCTGGCAGAGTCAGATTGAGAATATGTCTAAAATGATGCACTCTTCTATTTCTACATGTACGTGGGTCTTTTAGGATTATTTTTCAGCAAGAATAAGTTTCCATAAAAATTGGTACTTGGAGTGGAAGATGATAAATAACCTACAGCCACTCATAtaaagagagaggaagaaaggATTTGAATAAGTAGTagatatcaataattaaaagcGCCAACAAAACTTTCATGAAACTTTCAAGAGTTCTCTCACTTTGTTTTGACAACTCCTGGGCTGCATCTTTTGCAGAGGGCTGAAGACTGAATGAAAGTGGCTGGTGAGAACATAAGAGAGAATTTGATTCTCACCTCCTCAAAAGATTTGTTGCAAATAATTCTTTCTTCAGTTAGTAATTTAGAGAGAAATTATGAATGTACCTATTCAGTGCGCAATATTCTAGGAAAATGAATAATTGGATTTCTCAGGCTGAAAAGCTCAGAAACCACAAAGTGGGCCATTTTCAGGAGAAGCTGTTCAATATTGGCCAATCAAAACTACTTTGAGTTCGCATGAAATCTTGTAAACGCACAAGGATTCAGCTTCAATAGGTTACAAAGTGACAGGCTAACTTGCTTCAATAGGTTACAAAGTGACAGGCTAACTTGCTTCAATAGGTTACAAAGTGACAGGCTAACTTCTTATATCCCAGGCATTTCTCTAGATTCtgttatttaagtttttaaccAACTAGATCTTGAGCTATCTGCTCCTTGTCTGAACATTGGCTAACCACTCTTCTTCCTCTTAGTTCATGATTGTACGGAGTTCATCCGTACATAGTAGTCAGTCAATCTCTCTGAATATTTGGGCTGATCAAGAAATATTCCTGAAAACCATATGATTAAGAAATTTTCAATCCAGCTTTTTACAAGGAAAAAATGCCCTGTAAGCTATGGAATCAGAAGGCTTTGTTTTCTAGTGAATTTAAAATCTGTACGCGGATAGGAAATTTATTTCCAACTCCATAAGAAAAAAGCACTCCTTAGGTTTGTAAAAGTAATTTCTGTTAAGATCAGGTCTAATGAGGCTGCCTCTTGGCACTTGAATAACCCTACGCCTCCAAAGTACCATGGTATCCTGTTAATTGATCTACGTAGTTAGTTGAAGCTAGTGTCATATAAGATCACTATTTTAAATGGTAACATTGTGATTCAAAGCTGTctttaaaaccaaaactatCTTTTTTCTTAAGCACGTTGACACTCTTGCACACATGCATGTAAAGAGATACATTTGCATTGTGTTAGGG
It contains:
- the LOC133674850 gene encoding uncharacterized protein LOC133674850 — encoded protein: MSCNNRSNPPLFFLLSFLFFFFIFTSSTATPSSLTSQFESFSIPDVVVGGRENDGVVVSWEIRRHLAEEENTASSLILAAKKTRRRDPLENFKFYTSGYNISNKHYWASVGFTAVPFFILALVWFVIFGLCLSFICLCYCCCPTEPYGYSRACYALSLIYLILFTIAAIAGCVVLYTGQGKFHSITTHTLEYVVNQANVTAKNLRHVSDYLAAAKNTGVESVFLPPSVQNDIDSIQKKINSSGTTLSSTTQDNSEGIQNVLDSMRLALIILAAVMLAVAFLGFLFSIFGMQCLVYFLVILGWVLVTGTFILCGVFLLLHNVVADTCISMDEWVQNPTAKTALDDIIPCVDNATAQETLRQTKETTYQLVNVVDYVVSNVSNRNFPPQARDLYYNQSGPLMPVLCNPFNSDFTDRKCAAGEVDLSNATQVWKNYICQVSSSEICMTPGRLTPSLYNQMESAVNLSYGLNRYGPFLVNLEDCTFVRETFTKISHSYCPDLRRYSQWIYIGLVIVSAAVMLSLIFWVIYARERRHRVYTKQFMSSLEGPGKAS